A window from Gorilla gorilla gorilla isolate KB3781 chromosome 21, NHGRI_mGorGor1-v2.1_pri, whole genome shotgun sequence encodes these proteins:
- the STK35 gene encoding serine/threonine-protein kinase 35 isoform X1: MGHQESPLARAPAGGAAYVKRLCKGLSWREHVESHGSLGAQASPASAAAAEGAATRRARATASRAARSRRQPGPGADHPQAGAPGGKRAARKWRCAGQVTIQGPAPPRPRAGRRDEAGGARAAPLLLPPPPAAMETGKDGARRGTQSPERKRRSPVPRAPSTKLRPAAAAQAMDPVAAEAPGEAFLARRRPEGGGGSARPRYSLLAEIGRGSYGVVYEAVAGRSGARVAVKKIRCDAPENVELALAEFWALTSLKRRHQNVVQFEECVLQRNGLAQRMSHGNKSSQLYLRLVETSLKGERILGYAEEPCYLWFVMEFCEGGDLNQYVLSRRPDPATNKSFMLQLTSAIAFLHKNHIVHRDLKPDNILITERSGTPILKVADFGLSKVCAGLAPRGKEGNQDNKNVNVNKYWLSSACGSDFYMAPEVWEGHYTAKADIFALGIIIWAMIERITFIDSETKKELLGTYIKQGTEIVPVGEALLENPKMELHIPQKRRTSMSEGIKQLLKDMLAANPQDRPDAFELETRMDQVTCAA, encoded by the exons ATGGGCCACCAGGAGTCTCCGCTGGCCCGGGCGCCGGCGGGAGGTGCAGCTTATGTAAAGAGGTTATGTAAAGGGCTCAGCTGGCGCGAACATGTGGAAAGCCACGGGAGCCTAGGAGCCCAGGCTTCCCCAGCGAGCGCCGCGGCAGCAGAAGGAGCCGCTACACGCCGGGCTCGGGCCACCGCCTCCCGCGCTGCTCGGTCCCGGAGGCAGCCCGGGCCCGGAGCGGACCATCCCCAGGCAGGGGCTCCAGGGGGAAAACGGGCCGCCCGGAAGTGGAGGTGCGCGGGCCAG GTCACAATCCAAGGTCCGGCTCCTCCGCGTCCCAGGGCCGGACGGAGGGATGAGGCAGGGGGGGCCCGGGCAGCGCCGTTGCTGCTCCCCCCGCCGCCCGCAGCCATGGAAACGGGGAAGGACGGCGCCCGCAGAGGTACACAAAGCCCGGAGCGGAAAAGGCGAAGCCCAGTGCCGCGGGCGCCCAGCACGAAGCTGAGGCCGGCGGCGGCGGCCCAGGCCATGGATCCGGTGGCGGCCGAGGCCCCGGGCGAGGCCTTCCTGGCGCGGCGACGGCCTGAGGGCGGTGGCGGGTCCGCGCGGCCGCGTTACAGCCTGTTGGCGGAGATCGGGCGCGGCAGCTACGGCGTGGTTTATGAGGCAGTGGCCGGGCGCAGCGGGGCCCGGGTGGCGGTCAAGAAGATCCGCTGCGACGCCCCCGAGAACGTGGAGCTGGCGCTGGCTGAATTCTGGGCCCTCACCAGCCTCAAGCGGCGCCACCAGAACGTCGTGCAGTTTGAGGAGTGCGTCCTGCAGCGCAATGGGCTAGCCCAGCGCATGAGTCACGGCAACAAGAGCTCGCAGCTTTACCTGCGCCTGGTGGAGACCTCACTGAAAG GAGAAAGGATCCTGGGTTATGCTGAGGAGCCCTGCTATCTCTGGTTTGTCATGGAGTTCTGTGAAGGTGGAGACCTGAATCAGTATGTCCTGTCCCGGAGGCCAGACCCAGCCACCAACAAAAGTTTCATGCTACAGCTCACGAGCGCCATTGCCTTCCTGCACAAAAACCATATTGTGCACAGGGACCTGAAGCCAGACAACATCCTCATCACAGAGCGGTCTGGCACCCCCATCCTCAAAGTGGCCGACTTTGGACTAAGCAAGGTCTGTGCTGGGCTGGCACCCCGAGGCAAAGAGGGCAATCAAGACAACAAAAATGTGAATGTGAATAAGTACTGGCTGTCCTCAGCCTGCGGTTCGGACTTCTACATGGCTCCTGAAGTCTGGGAGGGACACTACACAGCCAAGGCGGACATCTTTGCCCTGGGCATTATCATCTGGGCAATGATAGAAAGAATCACTTTTATTGACTCTGAGACCAAGAAGGAGCTCCTGGGGACCTACATTAAACAGGGGACTGAGATCGTCCCTGTTGGTGAGGCGCTGCTAGAAAACCCAAAGATGGAGTTGCACATCCCCCAAAAACGCAGGACTTCCATGTCTGAGGGGATCAAGCAGCTCTTGAAAGATATGTTAGCTGCTAACCCACAGGACCGGCCTGATGCCTTTGAACTTGAAACCAGAATGGACCAGGTCACATGTGCTGCTTAA
- the STK35 gene encoding serine/threonine-protein kinase 35 isoform X2 has protein sequence METGKDGARRGTQSPERKRRSPVPRAPSTKLRPAAAAQAMDPVAAEAPGEAFLARRRPEGGGGSARPRYSLLAEIGRGSYGVVYEAVAGRSGARVAVKKIRCDAPENVELALAEFWALTSLKRRHQNVVQFEECVLQRNGLAQRMSHGNKSSQLYLRLVETSLKGERILGYAEEPCYLWFVMEFCEGGDLNQYVLSRRPDPATNKSFMLQLTSAIAFLHKNHIVHRDLKPDNILITERSGTPILKVADFGLSKVCAGLAPRGKEGNQDNKNVNVNKYWLSSACGSDFYMAPEVWEGHYTAKADIFALGIIIWAMIERITFIDSETKKELLGTYIKQGTEIVPVGEALLENPKMELHIPQKRRTSMSEGIKQLLKDMLAANPQDRPDAFELETRMDQVTCAA, from the exons ATGGAAACGGGGAAGGACGGCGCCCGCAGAGGTACACAAAGCCCGGAGCGGAAAAGGCGAAGCCCAGTGCCGCGGGCGCCCAGCACGAAGCTGAGGCCGGCGGCGGCGGCCCAGGCCATGGATCCGGTGGCGGCCGAGGCCCCGGGCGAGGCCTTCCTGGCGCGGCGACGGCCTGAGGGCGGTGGCGGGTCCGCGCGGCCGCGTTACAGCCTGTTGGCGGAGATCGGGCGCGGCAGCTACGGCGTGGTTTATGAGGCAGTGGCCGGGCGCAGCGGGGCCCGGGTGGCGGTCAAGAAGATCCGCTGCGACGCCCCCGAGAACGTGGAGCTGGCGCTGGCTGAATTCTGGGCCCTCACCAGCCTCAAGCGGCGCCACCAGAACGTCGTGCAGTTTGAGGAGTGCGTCCTGCAGCGCAATGGGCTAGCCCAGCGCATGAGTCACGGCAACAAGAGCTCGCAGCTTTACCTGCGCCTGGTGGAGACCTCACTGAAAG GAGAAAGGATCCTGGGTTATGCTGAGGAGCCCTGCTATCTCTGGTTTGTCATGGAGTTCTGTGAAGGTGGAGACCTGAATCAGTATGTCCTGTCCCGGAGGCCAGACCCAGCCACCAACAAAAGTTTCATGCTACAGCTCACGAGCGCCATTGCCTTCCTGCACAAAAACCATATTGTGCACAGGGACCTGAAGCCAGACAACATCCTCATCACAGAGCGGTCTGGCACCCCCATCCTCAAAGTGGCCGACTTTGGACTAAGCAAGGTCTGTGCTGGGCTGGCACCCCGAGGCAAAGAGGGCAATCAAGACAACAAAAATGTGAATGTGAATAAGTACTGGCTGTCCTCAGCCTGCGGTTCGGACTTCTACATGGCTCCTGAAGTCTGGGAGGGACACTACACAGCCAAGGCGGACATCTTTGCCCTGGGCATTATCATCTGGGCAATGATAGAAAGAATCACTTTTATTGACTCTGAGACCAAGAAGGAGCTCCTGGGGACCTACATTAAACAGGGGACTGAGATCGTCCCTGTTGGTGAGGCGCTGCTAGAAAACCCAAAGATGGAGTTGCACATCCCCCAAAAACGCAGGACTTCCATGTCTGAGGGGATCAAGCAGCTCTTGAAAGATATGTTAGCTGCTAACCCACAGGACCGGCCTGATGCCTTTGAACTTGAAACCAGAATGGACCAGGTCACATGTGCTGCTTAA